The sequence GGGTGAAAGGAACGTGATCGGCTGCGAGACCCAGCCCATCCCCCGGAGGGCGGCGTTGAGGTAGCCGCGCTCCGTGAACACCGAAAGCCAGATGAGTCCGGCCGCGAGGTCGGAGATGCCGAGCGGGATCGCGCAGGCGTACAAGAACCACTCATGGCCACGAAACCGCGCGTTGACGAGCAGGGCAATCGCGAGCCCGAGCGCGACCTGTAGGGGGATTGTGATCGCGGTCAGCACGAGGCTGTTCCGCAGCGCGTCGCCGAAATACGTGTCTTGGGCCATGGCCTGGAAGTGGCGGAGGGTGAAGCCTCCGTCCTCGCCGCGGACGCTGATGAGGAGCGCCTGCACCATCGGGTAAACGAAGAACACAGAGAGAAAGGCAACGGTGGGCAGCAGCAGCGCATACGGCAGCCAGTCCACCGAACGCCTAGACCGATCCGCGGCCGCGGCCATGGGGGGCGGGGAGAGGGGTGCGCTCCCCGCCGCGCTCAGGGGCAGGCTACTCCACCCGGCAGGGGCGCTCCTCGGGGTCGGGCGGCGGGCAGGCCGCGTTCGTGGCGCGGTACAAGTCCGCGAGCTTCGCACCTTGGGCGGCCAGGACATCCTCGATCTTTCGACCCTGGACGGCGATCTGCCGGAACGTGTCCACGTACAGCGGCACGAATTCGCCCGACCGGGCGCCGAGCCCGATCGGCAGGAGGGCGGTCCGGGCGTCGCGCGCGGTGGCCTGCGCGGTGACGCCGTCGATCATCGCCTTGAGTCCGCCAGCGGCGACCGCCCCGCTCGCTTCACGCACCGTGGGGAAGAAGGCTACCCCCTGCAGCGTCATGACCTGCGTTTTGGGCCGCGTCAGGTACTCGATCACCCGCGCCGCGGCATCGGGGTTCGGCGAGGTCTTCGGAACGCCCAGGCCGGCGATCACCGCCAGGTAGGAACGCCCTTTCGGCCCGGCCGGCGAGGGGAGGACGACGAAATCGTTGGGCCGGTCCCGCAGCGCGGGCAAGAGGCGCGCCACATGATCCCAGGCGACCCAGACCTCGCCCAAGAGCAGCGGTTCCTGCATGAAGTTGTAGAGGAACGATGAGGGATGGCTCACCCCCCACAGGCGGCGCAGATACCGCCACATCTCGACCGCTTCGGGCGACTTGAACTTCTTCACCTGCGAGCCGGTAAACGATGGATAGGCGTACCCGTGCAGGAAGCGTCCGTACAGACCGGTTGGTCCCGAAGGGAAGCCGATCCGGCGCTGACCGGTTGCCTGCTTGATGTTCTCGCCCCACTGCAGAAGATCATCGTACGTCATCGCCTGCGGGTTGCGGCCGCGCGGGAAGTACGGCATGGCCTGCTTGCTGGCGACGATCAGGTACGTCGCCTGCATCCACGGGACGAACGCCTGGATCCCGCTGATCTGCCCCGACTTCACGACGTCGGGGACAAAGGTGCGATCCCGGCGCCCCTCCAACTCGCGGAGCAACGGCGCGACATCGCGTACCGCACCCTGCGCCACGAGCAGCGGGTAGTCCCCCTGGAGGGTGCCGGTGACCGCCACGGAACCGCGCCCCGCCTTCGTTTCCGCGAGCAGCCGGTCGATATACGGGCCCGCCGTGTCGGCGACGAACTGGACGCGGATGCCGCTTTCATCTTCGAAGGGTTTCAAGAGGGTGGTACGCGCCCATTCCTGCTCCTCGACGGGCGTGAGCTGTGTCGAGGTGAATGTCACCTCCTGGGCTGGAGCCGAGGACGTCGGCGCAGCACCGAGCAGCAGGGCGAGGCACGCCACGAGCAGCCCACACCTCATTCGATCGCCTCCCTTTGCCGGCAGCACGAAAATGGATGGGGCGCTCGCGCCCCAACGGGTTGGTGCGGGGGGTATTTCGGTATCTCCGGGCGCGGACCCCTGCCAGGCTAGACGGGAAACCCCTCTCCCAGTCCGATCATGTGGGCGGCATAGACGTAGGCGCCGGCGTTCCAGGCAAACGGGATCTCTGCAGTGTAGAAAGACCGGGAGATCGGCTTCCCCGCCTGGTCGTACACTTCGTTGACCCCATTGTGCCGGAGAAACCAGGTGCCGATGCGGGCGAGATCGGCAAATGCCCCGTCGCGGTCTCCGTACCGCGCCTTGCAGACCGCGTTGAGCGTCCCGAGCCACGGCCAGATCATCGTTCGGTGGTAGTCGCCGATCCCGGCGAGGTAGTACATTGGAAAGACCCGCCAGAATCGGTAGATGGGTTCGCAGACTCGCAGCGGGGTATCGGTGTCGAGCCGGCGGGTGCGAATGTAGTCGAGGATGCACCGAGCCTGATCGGGGGTCGCCACCCCAAAGAGCATCGCGAGGACATTTCCGTCGGAGGAGAACCCGCCCTGTCTGTTCCCCCAGATCCAATCGGCGAAGTACTCGCCGGTCCAGAAGATCTGCAGGCGCTCATGGACGCGGGCGGCCGCCCGGGTGAACTCTTGTGCCGCCTCCATCTCGTGGTTCATCGTCTTCAAGGCGGCGTAGGCCCGCAGGCCCTCGTAATAGATCACGTTCAGATTGAACACCTTGTTGAACTTGACGATCGAATCCATCCAGTCGGCGAGCCAGTAGCTCTCGATCAACCCGTCGCCGTCCCGGTCGTGACGGTTGAGCCAGCCGATGGCCCGATCCATGACCGGGTCGAATCGCCGGAGGAATGAGAGATCGCCGCTCCGCTCGAGATACTCCCGAGCGGCGATGATGAACAGCGCGCTGGGATCGATCGGATCGGAAAAGATCCCCCCGGCGCGCCCGACCACCTTCGGGCGGCTTCGCAGGGTGTTGTAGCCGGTAAAGTGATGCCCGACGAACTCCACGCGGACCGGCAGCTTCCCTGACGGTAACTGATATTTAATGAAGGTGTCGAGTTGCGCCAGCGCCTGCGCGTGGTCGCCCAGGGCGAGTGCGCCAAACGACGCCCAGAACCCATCGCGGGCCCAATAGGCATTGAACTTCAGCCGCCCGGCCACGATGCCGTCGGGATTGTAGCAGGCGCGGAGATCGCGCACGGCGATGCGGTACGCGCGGCGAATGGTGTCGATCGTCTCGGGCTGGTCCATCGCTCCGGCGGCTCCTCTCTCTTGAGTGTATGCCCGAGACGCTCCCTCGAATGCGGCCTGGGGGAGGACATTGCGACCTACCTCGCCAACCCCCCACCTGGTATGGAATACGGCATCACGTTGCCTGGGGCCGGGCCCCTCGCGACCTCTGAGGCGTTGATGGCGGTCGCGACCCTCGCGGAGTCGCTCGGCTTCACTTCGGTGTGGGTGACCGACCACATCGCCATCCCCGAGCGCTCCTCGAGCGCGTACCCGTATCGCGACGATCGGAAGCCTCCGTGGCCTCCCAACATTCCGTATCTCGACGCCCTCACGGCGCTGACATGGGTGGGGGCGGTGACACGCACGATCCGGCTCGGCACCTCGGTGCTGGTGCTCCCGATGCGTCCTCCCCTCGTCGTCGCCAAGTCGGTGGCCACCCTGGATTATCTCACGGGCGGTCGGGTGGTGCTCGGCGTCGGGGCCGGGTGGCTCAAGGAGGAGTTCGAGCTGCTCGGGCAGTCCTTTGAGGACCGCGGACCGCGCATGCGCGAAGCCATCCGAGTCCTCAGGGCCTGCTGGGCCGATGATCCCGTCCACTTCGAGGGTGCGCATTACCGGTTGGCGCCGTTCGGCATGGATCCCAAGCCCCGGCAGGGCCCACGGGTGCCGATTCTCGGCGGAGGCGAGGGCGATGTGGCGTTGCGCCGAGCCGCAGAGGTCTGCGACGGATGGCATCCGTTGAATCTCTCGCCCGAGCAGGTCCAGGAGCGCTTGGGCCGCCTCCGCGAATTTGCGGATCGTGCGGGACGGAAGTTTACCGATTTGACGCTGGCGGTCCGGCCGGGGCAGACCGTGGTGCTCACGCGAGATCTGGCATCCCGGTACGACGCGTTGGGGATCCAGGTCCTGGTGGCCGATCTCAACTACCGGCAACTCACGTTGCCCGAGGCGCTGACGCAGGTCGGCCACCTGGCGAAAGCCCTGCGGCTCTCGTGAACGGGCGCACCGTGCACCACCCAACGATCATCCTCGCCTCGGCGTCGCGACGTCGAGGGGCACTGCTCGCGTCCGCCGGGATCGTGGTGGAGGCGGTCTCTAGCCGCATCCCCGAACACTTCATTCAAGGGGAGTCCGCGCAGGATCACGTCCGGCGATTGGCTGAGGCCAAGGCCCGGGCCGTCGCAGAGCTGCACGACGGCCGCTTCTTCATCGGCGCCGACACCGTCGTCGTCTGCGGCGACGAGGTGATGGGCAAGCCACACGATCGGCGAGACGCGGAGCGGATGCTGCGCAAACTCTCGGGGGGACCGCACGAGGTGATCACCGGATACGCGGTCTATGATGCGATGGAGGATCGAGTCCGCGTGGGCGCCGCGACGACGCGCGTATATTTCAAGGCGTTGGAGCCTCTGGAGATCGCCGCGTACGTGTCGACGGGGTGCCCCCTGGATAAGGCGGGCGCGTACGGGATCCAGGGGCGCGCCGCCTACATGGTCGCGCGCATTGAAGGTTCCTATACAAACGTCGTGGGCCTTCCCCTGTGCGAGACCGTCGACACGCTGGTCCAAATGGGCGCGGTGTCGTACGCGTCCGGCCACGACGGCTGAGCGAGAAGGAGCGCGCGGCATGCCCCGGGTTGTTCTGCTGAATCGGATGCTGCACCGGGCGGGTCAGGAGTGGCTCGAAGCCCGGGCCGACGTGATCGTGGTTCCCGCCGATGCGCCTCCGGATCGTCTCGTCGATGCCCTGGCCTCGGCCGAAGCGGTTGTCGTCCGACTCCCTGCCCGGATCACCAAGGAGGTGATCGCCGGCGCCCCCAGGCTCCGAGTGATCGCCACGGCCGGCGCGGGCGTCGACAATGTCGACATCACCGCGGCGACGGCGGCGG is a genomic window of bacterium containing:
- a CDS encoding ABC transporter substrate-binding protein, with product MRCGLLVACLALLLGAAPTSSAPAQEVTFTSTQLTPVEEQEWARTTLLKPFEDESGIRVQFVADTAGPYIDRLLAETKAGRGSVAVTGTLQGDYPLLVAQGAVRDVAPLLRELEGRRDRTFVPDVVKSGQISGIQAFVPWMQATYLIVASKQAMPYFPRGRNPQAMTYDDLLQWGENIKQATGQRRIGFPSGPTGLYGRFLHGYAYPSFTGSQVKKFKSPEAVEMWRYLRRLWGVSHPSSFLYNFMQEPLLLGEVWVAWDHVARLLPALRDRPNDFVVLPSPAGPKGRSYLAVIAGLGVPKTSPNPDAAARVIEYLTRPKTQVMTLQGVAFFPTVREASGAVAAGGLKAMIDGVTAQATARDARTALLPIGLGARSGEFVPLYVDTFRQIAVQGRKIEDVLAAQGAKLADLYRATNAACPPPDPEERPCRVE
- a CDS encoding LLM class F420-dependent oxidoreductase, translating into MEYGITLPGAGPLATSEALMAVATLAESLGFTSVWVTDHIAIPERSSSAYPYRDDRKPPWPPNIPYLDALTALTWVGAVTRTIRLGTSVLVLPMRPPLVVAKSVATLDYLTGGRVVLGVGAGWLKEEFELLGQSFEDRGPRMREAIRVLRACWADDPVHFEGAHYRLAPFGMDPKPRQGPRVPILGGGEGDVALRRAAEVCDGWHPLNLSPEQVQERLGRLREFADRAGRKFTDLTLAVRPGQTVVLTRDLASRYDALGIQVLVADLNYRQLTLPEALTQVGHLAKALRLS
- a CDS encoding Maf family nucleotide pyrophosphatase, giving the protein MHHPTIILASASRRRGALLASAGIVVEAVSSRIPEHFIQGESAQDHVRRLAEAKARAVAELHDGRFFIGADTVVVCGDEVMGKPHDRRDAERMLRKLSGGPHEVITGYAVYDAMEDRVRVGAATTRVYFKALEPLEIAAYVSTGCPLDKAGAYGIQGRAAYMVARIEGSYTNVVGLPLCETVDTLVQMGAVSYASGHDG